A region of Mesorhizobium australicum DNA encodes the following proteins:
- a CDS encoding DUF1419 domain-containing protein codes for MTSHPPFRKVLEAVATREQMFQLFNHHKGNPTFDPLSGTPYACEWFEIGAPEYHFMLGLLPPLFQRTGMFGISEYKAGNVTSVFFAIRIRARERWFHGFCDLGDKRTPDMMRAAIIAHETGAVDSMTREEKLEAIWNATHSDSRGIAGETNPDAWPQEHHGKRTILVYAVGQGTTLRLLEDLSDEEIDSRMPAVRARRARKEGGNDAEPS; via the coding sequence ATGACCTCACATCCTCCCTTCAGGAAGGTGCTCGAAGCCGTCGCCACGCGCGAGCAGATGTTCCAACTGTTCAACCACCATAAGGGCAACCCGACTTTCGATCCGCTTTCTGGCACGCCATACGCTTGCGAGTGGTTTGAGATCGGCGCGCCGGAGTACCATTTCATGCTTGGTCTGCTGCCACCGCTTTTTCAACGCACCGGCATGTTCGGGATTTCCGAATACAAGGCCGGCAACGTGACCAGCGTGTTTTTCGCGATCAGGATTCGCGCCCGCGAACGCTGGTTCCACGGCTTCTGTGACCTTGGCGACAAGCGCACCCCCGACATGATGCGGGCAGCCATCATCGCCCATGAGACCGGGGCGGTCGACAGCATGACGCGCGAGGAAAAGCTCGAGGCAATCTGGAACGCGACGCATTCGGACTCCAGGGGGATCGCCGGAGAGACCAATCCCGATGCCTGGCCGCAAGAGCATCACGGCAAGCGCACCATCCTTGTCTACGCCGTAGGGCAGGGCACCACCCTCAGGCTCTTGGAGGATTTGTCCGACGAAGAGATCGACAGCCGCATGCCCGCAGTCCGCGCACGACGCGCAAGGAAAGAAGGGGGCAACGATGCGGAGCCATCGTAA
- a CDS encoding DUF4262 domain-containing protein, with translation MTAPGRMREVAQNIDAFGQHLFQIFGQGTAPGFTYTIGNADRGLPELLLIGDFPSRIAAGLLNELGAKMREDGKPLATGLIDIGWSIPVKIRRTGPLARTRYTIQVNRYLGHDCYSVLQVMVCDENGRYPGDPGCDHRYDVDRP, from the coding sequence ATGACAGCACCAGGCCGTATGCGAGAGGTCGCGCAGAACATCGATGCCTTTGGACAGCACCTGTTCCAAATATTCGGCCAGGGAACCGCGCCTGGCTTCACCTACACGATCGGCAATGCCGACCGTGGCCTGCCCGAGCTTCTGTTGATCGGCGACTTCCCGTCGCGCATCGCCGCTGGCTTGCTCAACGAGCTTGGCGCCAAGATGCGCGAAGACGGCAAGCCGCTCGCAACCGGCCTGATCGATATAGGATGGTCCATTCCCGTCAAGATCCGCCGAACCGGACCACTAGCCCGAACGCGCTATACCATCCAGGTCAATCGATATCTCGGCCACGACTGCTACAGCGTGCTGCAGGTCATGGTCTGCGACGAAAACGGCCGCTACCCGGGCGATCCCGGTTGCGATCACCGCTACGACGTCGATCGGCCCTAG
- a CDS encoding DUF6166 domain-containing protein, with translation MPFYRGNPAGGRFVGTVLDDRGQLHGLDPRLDIRNHSPSGFAWGYSGSGPAQLALAILCDALGDDERAELLYQHFKDAVIARLDRDRHWILARRSVLDIVSRLENDVAS, from the coding sequence ATGCCCTTCTACCGTGGCAATCCCGCCGGCGGCCGCTTCGTCGGGACCGTGCTCGACGATCGCGGCCAGCTTCACGGCCTCGATCCGCGCCTCGACATTCGCAACCATTCTCCGAGCGGCTTCGCCTGGGGCTATTCCGGTTCCGGCCCCGCCCAGCTCGCGCTCGCGATCCTGTGCGACGCGCTCGGCGACGACGAGCGCGCCGAGCTTCTCTATCAGCACTTCAAGGATGCCGTGATCGCACGGCTCGACCGCGACCGGCACTGGATTCTCGCGCGCCGGAGCGTGCTCGACATTGTTTCCCGGCTCGAGAACGACGTCGCCAGCTGA
- a CDS encoding strawberry notch family protein, translating into MNIVTTTSAVARTAAPLAAAASDTLGAAQAIHQAAIQLLPFLELGKSVTTAALRVAMTDSFGGTDAQGFWVWKDAYEALEAVQILFLRRYGSAVLARSTSPEATLAMMKRVADLVPTHTRRSDESQAMQQLSTPLPLAFVTAHAAAISASDLILEPSAGTGLLAVHAEIARASLVLNELAATRADLLGLLFPRVPVFRHDAAHIDDHLNAGIEPSVVLMNPPFTVGAHVDGHVADAAWRHLSSAFARLRPGGRMVAITGTGLSPENPKWRPAFERLQQQGRVVFTAAIDGRVYARHGTTAETRLTVIDKIPATDPSGFVTSPGKADDVETLLSWVSDLPPRTPGGFPDSISALSNGVLHNAAMPMAARSAGRSAPIAVSPATRKAVSPARPVVRAKPTRPLVQDATPAVPLAYELRDWRPEEGGRLSDTIYEPYALQSIDIPRAKPHPTPLVQSAAMAAVAPPKPTYRPLLPDAIIDEGLLSAAQIESVIYAGEAHDGHLAGAWTVDETCDIVSAAPEGAENAVRFRRGWFLGDGTGCGKGRQVAGIILDNWLQGRRRAIWISKSDKLLEDAQRDWAALGQERLLVQPLSRYRQGTPIRLAEGILFTTYATLRSQERDGKKSRIAQIIDWVGKDFDGVIIFDEAHAMANAAGGKGERGDVAPSQQGKAGLRLQHALPDARVVYASATGATAVENLAYAQRLGIWGSEDFPFANRAEFVAAIEDGGVAAMEVFARDLKSLGLYTSRSLSYDGVEYDLLEHALTEEQIRIYNAYADAFQVIHNNLTAALEAANITSETGTLNRNAKAAARSAFESTKQRFFSHLITSMMTPTLIGAIEQDRADGHSSVVQIVSTGEALMERRLAEIPTEEWSDLHVDVTPREYVGGYLMHSFPTQLFEEYSDAEGNIYSRPVHDVDGNPVQCREAVRRRDEMIERIASLPPVGSALDQIIHHFGTDVVAEVTGRSRRIVKKTGRDGIDRLAVENRPGSANLAETQSFMDDDKSVLIFSDAGGTGRSYHADLGARNQRLRKHYLLEAGWRADNAIQGLGRTHRTNQAQPPLFRPMAANVKAGKRFLSTIARRLDTLGAITRGQRQTGGAGLFRAEDNLESPYARAALRQFYFLLHQGKIDGCSLTTFENATGLSLTTDEGGLRDELPPITTWLNRLLALRIETQNLLFKVFEQLMTAKVEGAIAAGIYDKGLETITAESITVNDRRTVYTHPVSGAQSHVLTVTRKDRIRPLGLADALAIARAEPQSVLLVNTRSSRAAIQLPTASLMLDDGAIEHRVRLLRPTDELRFGLDALAETHWQPADRKLFGELWQAEVAAVPEFTTSSFHIVSGLLLPIWRRLPEHDCQVYRIQTDAGERIIGRHIASTLVATLLRNLGIDHVPTLAPEEAWIGLIDGRISLQLADGLVLRRSRVMNDYRVELMGFTDAMIPRLKALGLISEIISWKLRLFIPTGAHGAAMLALLLASHTLLGVTDRSAV; encoded by the coding sequence ATGAACATTGTCACGACCACGTCGGCCGTCGCGCGGACGGCCGCTCCCCTTGCCGCGGCGGCATCCGACACCCTCGGTGCCGCCCAGGCGATCCACCAGGCGGCCATCCAGCTTCTGCCCTTCCTGGAACTGGGTAAGTCCGTCACCACCGCCGCACTGCGCGTTGCCATGACCGACAGCTTCGGCGGTACGGATGCGCAAGGTTTCTGGGTCTGGAAGGATGCCTATGAGGCGCTCGAAGCCGTCCAGATCCTGTTTCTGCGCCGCTACGGATCGGCGGTCCTGGCCCGGTCGACCTCGCCTGAGGCGACACTGGCGATGATGAAGCGCGTCGCCGATCTCGTTCCCACCCACACGCGGCGCTCTGACGAGAGCCAGGCCATGCAGCAGCTGTCGACGCCGCTGCCACTCGCCTTCGTCACCGCTCACGCCGCCGCGATCTCCGCGTCGGACCTTATTCTCGAACCTTCGGCCGGTACCGGCCTGCTCGCCGTCCATGCAGAGATCGCCCGGGCCTCGCTCGTGCTCAACGAACTCGCCGCCACGCGCGCCGATCTGCTCGGCCTGCTGTTCCCCCGCGTTCCTGTCTTTCGTCACGACGCCGCCCATATCGACGACCATCTCAACGCCGGCATCGAGCCCTCCGTGGTGCTGATGAACCCGCCCTTTACGGTCGGCGCTCATGTCGACGGCCATGTCGCAGACGCGGCATGGCGGCATCTATCGTCAGCCTTCGCACGCCTTCGCCCCGGCGGACGCATGGTCGCCATCACCGGCACCGGCCTTTCTCCCGAAAACCCTAAATGGCGGCCCGCCTTCGAGCGGCTGCAGCAGCAGGGCAGGGTGGTCTTCACCGCGGCGATCGACGGTCGCGTCTACGCCCGTCACGGCACCACCGCCGAAACCCGCCTCACCGTCATCGACAAGATTCCGGCGACGGACCCGTCGGGATTCGTCACGTCGCCCGGCAAGGCAGACGATGTCGAGACGCTGCTTTCCTGGGTCTCGGATCTGCCGCCCCGCACACCGGGCGGCTTTCCAGACTCGATCAGCGCCCTGTCGAACGGCGTGCTGCACAATGCCGCCATGCCGATGGCAGCCCGATCCGCGGGACGATCGGCACCGATCGCCGTCTCGCCAGCCACCCGGAAAGCCGTCAGCCCGGCCCGTCCGGTTGTCCGGGCGAAGCCCACCCGACCGCTGGTGCAAGACGCCACGCCTGCCGTTCCCTTAGCTTATGAACTGCGCGACTGGAGGCCGGAGGAGGGCGGCCGGCTCAGCGACACGATCTATGAGCCTTACGCGCTGCAGTCGATCGACATTCCGCGCGCCAAGCCGCATCCGACGCCGCTGGTCCAGTCGGCCGCCATGGCAGCGGTCGCGCCGCCAAAGCCAACCTACAGGCCACTTCTACCTGATGCGATCATCGACGAGGGCCTGCTCTCTGCCGCGCAGATCGAAAGCGTGATCTATGCCGGCGAGGCGCATGACGGCCATCTCGCCGGAGCCTGGACCGTCGACGAGACCTGCGACATCGTCTCCGCCGCGCCTGAAGGTGCCGAGAATGCGGTCCGCTTCCGCCGCGGATGGTTTCTGGGTGACGGCACCGGCTGCGGCAAGGGCAGGCAGGTCGCCGGGATCATCCTCGACAACTGGCTGCAAGGCCGTCGGCGCGCTATCTGGATCTCCAAGTCGGACAAGCTGCTGGAAGATGCCCAGCGCGATTGGGCCGCACTCGGCCAGGAACGCCTCCTCGTCCAGCCGCTCTCGCGCTATCGGCAGGGTACGCCGATCCGCCTTGCCGAAGGCATCCTCTTCACAACCTACGCGACGCTGCGCTCGCAGGAACGCGACGGCAAGAAATCCCGAATCGCCCAGATCATCGACTGGGTCGGAAAGGATTTCGATGGCGTCATCATCTTTGATGAAGCGCATGCCATGGCGAACGCCGCCGGCGGCAAGGGCGAGCGTGGCGATGTCGCGCCCTCGCAGCAGGGCAAGGCAGGCCTGCGCCTGCAGCACGCGCTACCCGACGCCCGCGTCGTCTATGCGTCGGCGACCGGCGCTACTGCGGTCGAGAATCTGGCCTATGCACAGCGTCTCGGCATCTGGGGCAGCGAGGATTTTCCCTTCGCCAACCGGGCCGAGTTCGTCGCGGCGATCGAGGATGGCGGCGTCGCCGCGATGGAAGTATTCGCCCGCGATTTGAAATCGCTCGGGCTCTACACGTCGCGATCGCTCTCCTATGACGGCGTCGAATACGACCTCCTCGAGCACGCGCTGACCGAGGAGCAGATCCGCATCTACAATGCCTATGCGGACGCCTTCCAGGTCATCCACAACAATTTGACCGCCGCGCTCGAGGCGGCCAACATCACCAGCGAAACCGGCACGCTGAACCGCAACGCGAAGGCGGCGGCACGCTCAGCGTTCGAGAGTACCAAGCAGCGCTTCTTCAGCCATCTCATCACCTCGATGATGACGCCGACGCTGATCGGTGCGATCGAGCAGGACCGCGCCGACGGTCACTCGTCGGTCGTGCAGATCGTCTCGACCGGCGAGGCTCTGATGGAACGGAGGCTGGCCGAGATTCCCACCGAGGAATGGTCGGACCTGCATGTCGACGTGACGCCGCGCGAGTACGTCGGAGGGTACTTGATGCACTCCTTCCCGACGCAGCTCTTCGAGGAATATTCGGACGCGGAAGGAAATATCTATTCGCGGCCCGTGCATGACGTAGACGGCAATCCCGTCCAGTGCCGCGAGGCGGTCCGTCGCCGCGACGAAATGATCGAGAGGATCGCCTCGCTGCCGCCTGTCGGCAGCGCGCTCGATCAGATCATCCATCATTTCGGCACCGATGTTGTCGCCGAGGTGACGGGCCGCTCACGCCGCATCGTCAAAAAGACCGGCCGCGACGGCATCGATCGGCTCGCCGTCGAAAACCGGCCGGGATCGGCAAACCTGGCCGAAACCCAAAGCTTCATGGATGACGACAAAAGCGTCCTGATCTTTTCCGATGCCGGCGGCACCGGCCGCTCGTATCACGCCGATCTTGGCGCCCGGAACCAGAGATTGCGCAAGCACTATCTGCTGGAGGCCGGCTGGCGCGCCGACAATGCCATCCAGGGGCTCGGTCGCACGCACCGCACCAACCAGGCGCAGCCACCTTTGTTTCGGCCGATGGCCGCCAATGTAAAGGCGGGCAAGCGCTTCCTGTCGACGATCGCGCGGCGGCTCGACACGCTCGGGGCAATCACACGCGGCCAGCGCCAGACCGGCGGGGCAGGCCTGTTCCGCGCCGAGGACAATCTCGAAAGCCCCTATGCCCGCGCGGCCCTGCGCCAATTCTATTTCCTGCTGCACCAGGGGAAGATCGACGGCTGCTCGCTGACCACCTTTGAGAACGCCACCGGCCTGTCACTCACCACGGACGAGGGCGGGTTGCGCGACGAGCTGCCGCCGATCACGACCTGGCTCAACCGCCTGCTGGCGCTGCGCATCGAAACCCAGAACCTGTTGTTCAAGGTGTTCGAGCAGCTGATGACGGCCAAGGTCGAAGGCGCCATCGCCGCCGGCATTTACGACAAGGGACTGGAGACGATTACGGCCGAGAGCATCACCGTCAACGATCGGCGCACCGTTTACACCCATCCGGTCTCAGGTGCGCAGTCGCATGTGCTAACGGTGACGCGCAAGGACCGCATCCGGCCGCTAGGCCTGGCCGACGCACTGGCGATCGCCCGCGCGGAGCCTCAATCGGTCCTGCTGGTCAACACACGGTCGAGCCGCGCGGCGATCCAACTGCCGACGGCCAGCCTCATGCTCGACGACGGCGCGATAGAACACCGCGTACGCCTGCTGCGGCCTACCGACGAGCTGCGCTTCGGCCTCGATGCCCTTGCCGAAACCCACTGGCAGCCGGCCGACCGAAAGCTGTTTGGCGAGTTGTGGCAGGCCGAGGTCGCCGCCGTTCCGGAGTTCACTACCAGCAGCTTCCACATTGTCAGCGGCCTTCTGCTACCGATCTGGCGGCGCCTGCCCGAGCATGATTGCCAAGTCTACCGGATCCAGACCGATGCCGGCGAACGCATCATCGGCCGTCACATCGCGTCGACGCTGGTCGCCACGCTGCTCCGCAATCTCGGCATCGATCATGTGCCGACGCTGGCGCCGGAGGAGGCATGGATCGGCTTGATTGATGGACGGATCAGCCTGCAGCTTGCCGACGGCCTGGTCCTGCGCCGCAGCCGTGTCATGAACGACTACCGCGTCGAGTTGATGGGCTTCACCGATGCGATGATCCCGCGGCTGAAGGCGCTCGGCCTGATCTCCGAAATCATCTCCTGGAAGCTCAGGCTGTTCATTCCGACCGGCGCGCATGGCGCGGCCATGCTGGCATTGCTTCTCGCTAGCCATACGCTGCTCGGCGTCACCGATCGATCGGCGGTTTGA